Proteins encoded within one genomic window of Bemisia tabaci chromosome 2, PGI_BMITA_v3:
- the LOC140223901 gene encoding uncharacterized protein — translation MEAFTLDPSLKNVVYYQYHTYNPYNATFKNNDEIRLPINSQDLYTVPGDSKIYVEGTIDVTLKTGSTAADFQYEMTNNVLLYLFEQIKYEINGEEVDRARSVGVTSTCKTLLTSSPQELNALQIAGWGTPIRCASDNTFYGMIPLSMVLGFNPDVKTPLVRLRQELILIRSRTDKNCYLIKPGSKDKGSISISLQKVQWIMPQVKFNLATEKTLLDKVKNNVSLLLPITSFETFIYPQLPTSDKDTWKLMTTTNVEAPSYIILVFQTNRSDSEESDASKFDHVNLLSFKVYLNSVCLPYAYSQTPRGL, via the coding sequence ATGGAGGCGTTCACACTGGACCCCTCGCTAAAAAACGTAGTTTACTATCAATACCATACCTATAACCCGTACAACGCAACGTTCAAGAATAACGATGAAATTCGTCTACCCATCAACAGCCAGGATCTCTACACTGTACCGGGCGATTCAAAAATTTACGTCGAAGGAACGATCGACGTCACGCTTAAGACAGGGTCCACGGCGGCTGATTTCCAATATGAAATGACTAATAACGTTCTTTTGTACCTGTTCGAGCAAATTAAATACGAAATCAACGGTGAGGAAGTGGATCGAGCACGTTCGGTCGGTGTTACGTCAACGTGTAAAACTCTGTTGACGAGCAGTCCTCAAGAGCTGAACGCTCTCCAAATCGCCGGATGGGGAACGCCAATCAGATGCGCTTCGGACAATACTTTTTACGGGATGATACCGCTCAGCATGGTTCTAGGCTTCAATCCCGATGTGAAAACACCGCTGGTCCGTCTTCGGCAAGAACTCATTTTGATCCGATCGAGGACCGATAAAAATTGCTATCTGATCAAACCGGGCAGCAAGGACAAGGGCTCGATTTCCATCTCTCTGCAAAAAGTTCAATGGATCATGCCTCAAGTTAAATTCAATCTGGCAACAGAAAAAACGCTTCTCGACAAGGTCAAGAACAATGTTAGTTTATTGCTTCCGATCACGAGTTTCGAGACTTTCATCTACCCGCAACTGCCGACGAGCGACAAAGACACGTGGAAATTGATGACGACGACCAACGTGGAAGCTCCGTCGTATATAATTCTGGTATTTCAAACGAATCGTTCGGATAGCGAGGAAAGCGATGCTAGCAAATTCGATCACGTCAACTTGCTTTCTTTTAAAGTGTATCTGAACAGCGTTTGCCTCCCGTacgcatattcccaaaccccgcgtggatTGTGA